A region from the Desulfomarina profundi genome encodes:
- a CDS encoding terminase gpA endonuclease subunit: MGRIAPVTDISRTKTVRLRTSPTWLPEKYRNRQGRVRISFKPTAGEKRFFRRRKHILPSVWAPKYRVVTYGPLEGSRWDNDFMPHMRGIMDASFFPSVRYIGNCKSPQGGSSAGAETILAYISDMQPGPAFVVYPDRDTGTKRFTDYLQPVFKKSPRLRRLLTGTSSDMASMRIKLLTMLIYLGWSGSVSSLGNISARYLIGDEVDKWVKYASKKEATTLKLFFERFRSYVYGGKCWLISTPSDPDGPIWHYMTKEAQVVFEYYIPCPGCGTIGQVEFKNIRFGDCRDPEEIEEKDLAKYVFPCCGLVGDDRVRIAALRKGLWYEKLSEEKIKEGTKPRELFACLRAEKPRKICFHSPGWISPLVTNSEIAAAFLRGLKNPEDMHYFDNQIAAKAHRPFRQARQTEAILALRDDRPEGLVPGGGQVAALVAGIDTQDNSFFFTVRAFGWGLAQESWLIRHGELDSFAALEEILFNSEYRDADGLYYPVHLAVIDSGGHRTSEVYDFTRMHPNRVLAYKGASGRKAKPYTKSVIDTYPGTNTKIPGGVELYICDTHHYKDRMAAKLRIKPDTPGAYHLHADTTEEFAAHYCAEYVDDRRLWQCPKNKANHYFDCGVMEMVASDILGIKFLNREGE; this comes from the coding sequence ATGGGCAGAATCGCGCCGGTTACCGACATCAGCAGGACAAAGACAGTGCGCCTGCGCACCTCGCCGACCTGGCTGCCGGAAAAATACCGCAACCGACAGGGCCGGGTCCGGATATCATTTAAGCCCACCGCAGGAGAAAAGCGGTTCTTCCGCCGCCGAAAGCATATCCTCCCCTCCGTCTGGGCACCAAAATACAGGGTTGTGACCTATGGCCCTCTGGAAGGCTCCAGGTGGGATAACGACTTCATGCCCCATATGCGGGGCATCATGGACGCCAGTTTTTTTCCATCGGTGCGCTATATCGGTAACTGCAAGTCGCCCCAGGGCGGCAGCTCCGCGGGGGCCGAAACCATCCTGGCATATATTTCCGACATGCAGCCCGGCCCCGCCTTTGTGGTCTACCCCGACAGGGATACCGGCACCAAGCGGTTTACCGATTATCTCCAGCCGGTCTTCAAAAAATCACCACGCCTGCGCCGGCTCCTCACCGGAACGTCATCGGATATGGCATCGATGCGGATAAAACTCCTCACCATGCTGATCTACCTTGGCTGGTCCGGCTCGGTCTCCTCCCTGGGCAATATCTCCGCCAGGTACCTGATCGGGGACGAGGTGGACAAATGGGTGAAATACGCCTCAAAAAAAGAGGCCACAACCCTCAAGCTCTTTTTCGAGCGCTTTCGCTCGTATGTCTACGGCGGTAAGTGCTGGTTGATCTCCACCCCGTCCGATCCGGATGGCCCGATCTGGCACTATATGACCAAAGAGGCCCAGGTCGTTTTCGAATATTACATCCCGTGCCCCGGCTGCGGCACTATCGGCCAGGTCGAATTTAAGAACATCAGGTTTGGCGATTGCCGGGACCCGGAGGAAATCGAGGAAAAAGACCTGGCAAAATACGTCTTCCCCTGCTGCGGCCTGGTGGGTGACGACAGGGTCAGGATAGCGGCGCTTAGAAAGGGGCTGTGGTACGAAAAACTGTCGGAAGAGAAAATAAAAGAAGGCACAAAACCACGGGAGCTCTTCGCCTGTCTGCGCGCAGAAAAGCCCCGGAAAATCTGCTTTCACTCCCCCGGCTGGATTTCTCCCCTGGTCACCAACTCGGAAATAGCTGCAGCCTTCCTCCGCGGCCTGAAAAACCCGGAGGACATGCACTATTTTGACAATCAGATCGCGGCAAAAGCCCACAGGCCATTTCGCCAGGCCAGGCAGACCGAGGCCATACTCGCCCTGCGGGATGATCGGCCGGAAGGACTTGTCCCCGGTGGCGGGCAGGTCGCCGCCCTGGTGGCAGGGATAGACACCCAGGACAACTCGTTTTTCTTTACCGTCCGGGCATTTGGCTGGGGGCTGGCTCAGGAATCATGGTTGATCAGGCACGGGGAGTTGGACAGTTTTGCGGCCCTTGAAGAGATCCTCTTTAACTCTGAATACCGGGATGCAGACGGCCTCTACTACCCGGTACACCTGGCCGTGATAGACTCCGGTGGCCACCGGACATCCGAGGTCTACGACTTTACCCGGATGCACCCCAACAGGGTGCTGGCCTATAAGGGCGCGTCAGGCCGTAAGGCAAAACCGTACACAAAATCGGTCATCGACACCTACCCCGGCACAAACACAAAAATACCAGGCGGGGTGGAGCTCTATATCTGCGACACCCACCACTACAAGGACCGGATGGCGGCAAAACTGCGTATCAAGCCGGACACCCCTGGGGCCTACCATCTCCACGCGGACACAACGGAAGAGTTTGCCGCCCATTACTGCGCGGAATATGTGGACGACCGCCGCCTCTGGCAGTGCCCGAAAAACAAAGCAAACCACTATTTTGACTGCGGAGTCATGGAAATGGTGGCCTCGGATATCCTCGGCATAAAATTTTTAAACAGGGAAGGAGAATAA
- a CDS encoding ogr/Delta-like zinc finger family protein, translating into MARPTISKIALAKNRAANGVDYSPRLGGLCPWCGEKSRIYKTTPWEGNTRIRYHRCKNPGCVLAAMKITIKSIEVDTSNVDTETV; encoded by the coding sequence ATGGCCAGACCAACCATCAGCAAAATCGCCCTGGCAAAGAACAGGGCCGCAAACGGGGTTGATTATTCCCCCAGGCTTGGCGGCCTCTGTCCCTGGTGCGGGGAGAAATCGAGAATTTACAAAACAACGCCCTGGGAAGGGAACACGAGGATCCGGTATCACCGCTGTAAAAACCCAGGCTGCGTCCTGGCGGCCATGAAGATAACCATCAAATCAATAGAGGTGGATACATCAAATGTCGACACTGAAACAGTATAA
- a CDS encoding HNH endonuclease signature motif containing protein, giving the protein MGRFRYTPEMILFLRDGFKKHRLRMLTALFNKQFGTEKSESQIKSCLKNNKIKSGRKKGFKKGENICLLTPEQVDFVRNGYKKMSRKDLTSALNEKFGLSLKVSQVISFVKNHKIRSGRTGFFKKGGQSWNRGTKGYTGANRTSFKKGHMPKNHRPVGSERIDKDGYILVKVSERNPYSSSNSGWYRHKHVVLWEKYNGTVPVGHCVRFKDGDRTNITIENLVLVSRGENARLTKMEYGQQPNEIKPVLLNIARIDQAIFERSKSS; this is encoded by the coding sequence ATGGGACGTTTCAGATACACTCCTGAAATGATATTGTTTTTGCGAGATGGTTTTAAAAAACACAGACTGCGGATGCTGACGGCTCTGTTTAACAAACAATTCGGGACTGAAAAAAGCGAAAGTCAGATAAAATCATGCCTGAAAAACAATAAAATAAAAAGCGGTCGGAAAAAAGGGTTTAAGAAAGGTGAAAACATATGCCTCCTTACACCCGAGCAAGTTGATTTTGTAAGGAATGGTTATAAAAAAATGTCAAGAAAAGACCTGACGTCAGCACTCAACGAAAAATTCGGACTATCATTGAAGGTGAGTCAAGTTATTTCGTTCGTTAAAAATCATAAAATTCGTTCCGGGCGCACAGGGTTTTTTAAAAAAGGCGGCCAGAGTTGGAACAGAGGGACAAAGGGTTATACGGGCGCCAACAGGACCAGTTTCAAAAAGGGACATATGCCGAAAAATCACCGGCCTGTAGGTAGCGAACGCATAGACAAGGATGGATATATCCTGGTGAAGGTGTCTGAACGTAACCCATACAGCAGCAGCAATTCAGGTTGGTACAGACACAAGCATGTTGTTTTGTGGGAGAAATACAACGGTACTGTCCCTGTAGGTCACTGTGTCCGCTTCAAGGACGGTGACCGGACAAATATAACAATCGAAAACCTGGTGCTGGTCTCCAGGGGTGAAAATGCCAGGTTGACAAAAATGGAATACGGACAGCAACCCAATGAAATTAAACCGGTGCTGTTGAATATTGCCAGAATAGATCAGGCGATATTTGAGAGATCAAAGTCAAGCTAA
- a CDS encoding transposase, translating to MARYKPYSYAQGKFIPIHFANQILPGTFEYTLNYLIDHELDLSIFNDRYHNDDSGAPAYDPKILLKIILFAYSRGIVSSRKIERACRENVIFMALSADSRPHFTTIADFISSMDKEIVSLFLEVLLVCDEQKLIGREMFAIDGCKMPSNASVTWSGTRADFQKKVTKMETAIANMVNHHHMNDQEKSDENIKEKKEKYVKSLRKNIKKVRKWLDNNDDRRGKGKRPVKSNITDNESAKMKTSKGVIQGYNGVTAVDSKTQVIVAAEAYGQGSEQDLLEPMIDKISENLQETGKDNDVFKDAKLLADSGYHANKNMEMLAEKEIDAYVADNQFRKRDPRFKDYGRYKDRTRKERAKREGRKNLFVPADFTFPEDLSYCICPAGKRLYRSGGNIFTKGHHSVRFQAPQSACVPCKLRSKCLRYPDRTKTRQVAYFTGRMDKKKKTSCAEKMKRKIDSAAGRAIYSMRLAIGEPPFAHIRSTIGLNRFTLRSKKKVNIQWNLFCIIHNLKKVHAYGMGFV from the coding sequence ATGGCACGGTATAAACCTTATTCCTATGCTCAGGGCAAGTTCATTCCCATCCATTTTGCAAATCAGATCCTTCCCGGCACATTTGAATATACGCTGAATTATCTCATTGATCATGAACTTGATCTTTCCATCTTTAATGATCGCTATCACAATGATGATTCCGGTGCCCCGGCCTATGATCCGAAGATTCTGCTTAAAATCATTCTCTTTGCCTATTCCAGAGGGATTGTGAGCAGCCGTAAAATAGAGAGAGCCTGTCGTGAGAATGTAATCTTTATGGCACTGTCTGCCGACAGTCGTCCCCATTTCACCACAATTGCAGATTTTATTTCCAGCATGGACAAGGAAATAGTCTCACTGTTTCTTGAAGTACTTCTGGTTTGCGATGAACAGAAATTGATCGGCAGAGAGATGTTTGCCATTGACGGCTGCAAAATGCCCAGCAACGCCTCTGTTACCTGGAGCGGAACCAGGGCTGATTTTCAGAAAAAAGTAACGAAGATGGAAACAGCTATAGCAAATATGGTCAACCACCATCATATGAATGACCAGGAAAAGAGTGATGAAAATATCAAAGAGAAAAAAGAAAAATATGTAAAATCCCTGCGTAAAAATATAAAGAAGGTACGGAAATGGCTGGATAATAATGATGATCGGAGAGGAAAAGGCAAAAGACCTGTCAAATCCAATATTACCGACAATGAATCCGCCAAGATGAAGACCTCAAAAGGTGTTATCCAGGGCTATAACGGTGTTACCGCCGTGGACAGTAAAACCCAGGTGATAGTAGCCGCCGAAGCCTATGGTCAAGGCAGTGAGCAGGACCTGCTGGAACCGATGATAGACAAAATCAGCGAAAATTTACAGGAAACCGGAAAAGACAACGATGTCTTTAAAGATGCAAAACTCCTGGCAGACAGCGGATACCATGCAAATAAAAATATGGAGATGCTGGCAGAAAAAGAGATAGACGCGTATGTAGCCGATAACCAGTTCAGAAAACGGGATCCCAGGTTCAAAGATTACGGCAGATATAAGGATCGAACAAGAAAAGAACGGGCCAAACGAGAAGGCAGAAAGAACCTCTTTGTACCTGCTGATTTTACCTTTCCCGAAGATCTGAGTTACTGTATCTGTCCTGCCGGGAAACGGCTCTATAGAAGTGGTGGGAATATCTTTACCAAAGGCCATCATTCTGTCCGGTTCCAGGCACCCCAATCCGCCTGTGTTCCCTGCAAACTGAGGTCAAAATGTCTTCGCTATCCTGATCGCACCAAAACACGTCAGGTTGCCTATTTTACTGGGCGCATGGATAAAAAGAAGAAAACCAGTTGTGCAGAAAAGATGAAGCGAAAAATAGATTCAGCCGCTGGCAGGGCCATCTATTCCATGCGATTGGCAATAGGAGAACCACCTTTTGCCCATATCAGATCAACAATCGGTCTGAACAGGTTCACCCTGAGATCGAAAAAGAAGGTGAATATCCAGTGGAACCTTTTCTGCATTATCCATAACCTTAAAAAGGTGCATGCATATGGAATGGGTTTTGTGTAG
- a CDS encoding N-6 DNA methylase — protein MSEELIQKDLIENPGKIGKWDFYNIGATTIKQLKENRIIRNVDYGQEEKKKVDALIVQNKNVIAVIEYKKPSQFNTTPKKKKAVKQELIVAQKLKANVLIATDKQESIWINVLTGNEIKDDEGRKIQYNFDFNDDNLPKLIEKIIDSVNQRNDQIKPRDLVNPTRLAKQIWQDIWSVSGATPENCLYTFVELFIFKYLSDLSVLKGIYSFNSLIKSYETNTEEEVLENYAQIIRPKIKELFPESHDDKTTIINGTIFVSKAQKAVKGYSTVFKKVLFKFNNYGKLEHIDYDFKSQLFESFLKESISKKNWGQFFTPIKVVRAIVEMAKDDIKNSARICDPACGVGKFLLEPIKTRLDQFYKINKNGIVPKITIHGFDKGFDKDEQKTIILAKANMLIYFSDLIKENSGITKNFAQLFNESFTLKTNSILGTLAEPVKEKYDLILTNPPYVTSGSSNLKDEIKKDGELENYYKINAMGVEGLFMEWIIKALKSDGKAFVVVPDGIFNRQNDAKLRKFIIEECFLDAIISLPEKTFFTTPKKTYILALTKKSNKETKQTEPVFTYFVSEIGETRDIYRFDMEQNDLQEAVTLFTFFKGNKTHFSKINTDERCKIQHIDKFHPEDHWSVDRWWTKDEKIKIGIVEKDKLVTPIEFSENIKDIAESLNEYSDIIKEASVKNKKVNEFKEVCLNDIGYFRLFIGKRLLKKDLIKIHGDIPIYSANVFKPIGFHEESNVLDFSNNFVLWGIDGDFDFNSLPKDTPFVTTDHCGAIRILTDDLLPDYLMIQLENVKSLYGFDRGLRASLKNMKKIKISIPFNRSGKIDIEKQYEIVEKYKSIQEIKEQIEKFKEQIDSSKIDFR, from the coding sequence ATGAGCGAAGAGTTGATACAAAAAGATTTAATTGAGAATCCGGGTAAAATTGGAAAGTGGGACTTTTATAACATTGGCGCAACTACCATAAAGCAACTCAAGGAAAATAGAATTATCAGGAATGTGGATTACGGCCAAGAGGAAAAAAAGAAAGTGGACGCTTTAATAGTCCAAAATAAAAATGTAATTGCTGTAATTGAATACAAAAAACCTTCCCAGTTTAATACAACTCCTAAAAAGAAAAAAGCTGTTAAGCAAGAATTGATTGTTGCTCAAAAACTAAAAGCAAATGTGCTGATAGCAACCGATAAGCAAGAGAGTATCTGGATTAATGTATTAACGGGGAATGAAATAAAAGACGATGAAGGGAGAAAGATACAATACAATTTTGATTTCAATGACGACAACCTCCCCAAATTGATAGAAAAAATCATAGACTCAGTTAATCAAAGAAATGATCAAATAAAGCCTAGGGATTTAGTGAACCCAACTAGGCTTGCTAAACAAATATGGCAGGATATATGGTCGGTGAGCGGGGCAACTCCAGAAAATTGTTTATATACTTTCGTTGAGTTGTTCATTTTTAAATATTTAAGTGACCTGTCTGTGTTGAAAGGGATTTATAGTTTTAATAGTTTAATTAAAAGCTACGAAACGAACACGGAAGAGGAAGTGTTAGAAAATTATGCTCAAATTATTAGGCCTAAAATCAAAGAACTATTTCCAGAAAGCCATGACGATAAAACTACAATAATTAACGGGACTATTTTTGTTAGTAAGGCTCAAAAAGCTGTAAAGGGCTATAGCACTGTCTTTAAGAAAGTTTTGTTTAAATTCAATAACTATGGAAAATTAGAACACATTGATTATGACTTTAAAAGCCAGTTGTTTGAAAGCTTCCTGAAAGAAAGCATAAGTAAGAAAAATTGGGGCCAATTCTTTACACCTATAAAGGTGGTTCGGGCCATTGTTGAAATGGCAAAAGATGATATTAAAAATAGTGCGAGAATTTGCGACCCTGCTTGTGGTGTCGGAAAATTTCTTTTAGAGCCGATTAAGACAAGGCTGGATCAGTTCTATAAAATTAATAAAAATGGTATTGTACCCAAAATAACTATTCATGGCTTCGATAAAGGTTTTGATAAAGATGAGCAAAAAACAATCATATTGGCAAAAGCCAATATGTTGATTTATTTTTCTGACTTAATCAAAGAGAACTCTGGAATAACTAAGAATTTTGCCCAACTATTTAATGAAAGTTTTACGTTAAAAACAAACTCAATTCTAGGTACGCTTGCAGAGCCGGTAAAGGAAAAATATGATTTAATTTTAACAAACCCTCCTTACGTGACAAGCGGTAGTAGTAATTTAAAAGATGAAATAAAAAAAGATGGCGAATTAGAGAATTATTATAAAATTAATGCGATGGGGGTTGAGGGCTTATTTATGGAATGGATCATAAAGGCCTTGAAATCTGATGGGAAAGCTTTTGTAGTTGTACCTGATGGGATTTTTAACCGTCAAAATGATGCTAAATTGCGTAAATTTATTATTGAAGAATGCTTTTTGGATGCAATAATCTCATTGCCAGAAAAAACATTTTTTACCACACCCAAAAAAACGTACATTCTTGCTTTAACAAAAAAATCTAACAAAGAAACAAAACAAACCGAGCCAGTTTTTACATATTTTGTAAGCGAGATAGGTGAAACAAGGGATATTTACCGTTTTGATATGGAACAAAACGACTTGCAAGAAGCTGTTACCTTATTTACCTTTTTTAAAGGGAACAAAACACATTTTAGCAAAATCAATACTGACGAAAGATGTAAGATACAGCACATTGATAAATTTCACCCAGAAGATCATTGGTCTGTTGATAGATGGTGGACAAAAGATGAAAAAATTAAAATAGGTATAGTAGAGAAAGACAAATTGGTAACGCCAATAGAATTTAGCGAAAATATTAAAGATATTGCTGAATCCTTAAATGAATATAGCGATATAATAAAAGAAGCTTCTGTGAAAAACAAAAAAGTAAACGAGTTTAAGGAAGTCTGCTTAAATGATATTGGATACTTTAGATTATTTATCGGGAAAAGGTTATTAAAAAAAGATTTAATTAAAATACATGGTGATATACCTATTTATAGTGCCAATGTTTTTAAACCAATAGGTTTTCATGAGGAAAGCAACGTGTTGGATTTTAGTAATAATTTTGTTCTATGGGGGATAGATGGAGACTTTGATTTTAATTCATTACCCAAGGATACACCATTTGTTACCACAGACCACTGTGGAGCAATAAGAATATTGACAGACGATTTGTTGCCTGACTACTTGATGATACAATTAGAAAACGTTAAATCGTTATACGGATTTGATCGTGGGCTAAGGGCATCATTGAAGAATATGAAAAAAATTAAAATTTCAATCCCATTTAACCGTAGCGGTAAGATTGATATCGAGAAGCAATATGAAATAGTTGAAAAATACAAATCAATTCAAGAAATAAAAGAACAAATTGAAAAATTTAAAGAACAGATTGATTCATCAAAGATTGATTTTCGTTGA
- a CDS encoding phage portal protein has translation MANTKKTISSRISHWYTRATGAVLALVSPAMASRWMFGREMYRGFVAGSLRDADSKFIPRSTSADADVKKAYKIVAARCRDQVANNSLISGGINRICNNVVRGGILPQFKFRTRDGKLDRDTNSKWRVLFTRWTKYCDITGHDSYGSLQRLGLRHMWSDGQYLIHRVYDTSLPGIVPLRLELIECDQLDALVDGILPGGNVARKGIEYDAATGRPVAYHILPEHPGDYLALGRRTKSTRIPATEIIHVWRRDRISQYSGIAWLVAVVMESYRMEDFRHITQDAARIQATFAAFLKSAYPGFTLGGGLSFGGQAEPISPASTGENVEAPEEIRHNVIQPLPTGTDITFAAPSHPGDNYEPFVKDSQRWQSGGLGMSFEAYANNYTDASYASSRSGALEERLSYQAQQQFLEEQMNRKVLAWFIEAAYIAGLAPGRMAGYARDPQLYHEMAEGQFPGWSWVDPRNDATASEKILDLNLDTHRNLAAQRGLDWYATIEELIEEEQHLLELETVRQARKKIEEENNAE, from the coding sequence ATGGCAAACACGAAAAAAACCATATCGTCCAGGATCTCTCACTGGTACACCAGGGCCACCGGAGCAGTGCTGGCCCTGGTCTCTCCGGCAATGGCCTCCCGGTGGATGTTCGGCCGCGAGATGTATCGCGGCTTTGTGGCCGGGTCTCTCCGTGATGCCGATAGCAAGTTTATCCCGCGTTCCACGTCGGCAGATGCCGACGTCAAAAAAGCCTATAAAATTGTTGCTGCCCGCTGCCGCGACCAGGTGGCCAACAATTCGCTCATTTCCGGCGGCATCAACCGCATCTGCAATAACGTTGTGCGCGGGGGCATCCTCCCCCAGTTTAAATTTCGCACGCGCGACGGCAAGCTGGACCGCGACACAAACAGCAAGTGGCGGGTGCTCTTTACCCGCTGGACAAAATATTGCGATATAACCGGGCACGACTCCTATGGCTCGCTCCAGCGGCTCGGTCTTCGCCATATGTGGTCAGATGGCCAGTACCTTATCCACCGGGTATACGATACATCCCTGCCGGGCATTGTCCCTTTGCGCCTGGAGCTGATCGAATGCGACCAGCTCGACGCCCTGGTCGATGGCATTCTCCCCGGCGGTAACGTGGCCAGAAAGGGTATCGAATACGATGCCGCAACAGGCCGCCCGGTAGCCTATCATATTCTGCCGGAACACCCAGGCGATTACCTGGCCCTGGGCCGCAGAACCAAGTCGACTAGGATCCCGGCAACAGAGATTATCCATGTCTGGCGCCGGGACAGGATTTCCCAATACTCCGGGATCGCCTGGCTGGTGGCGGTGGTGATGGAGTCTTACCGCATGGAGGATTTCCGCCATATCACCCAGGATGCTGCCCGGATCCAGGCCACCTTCGCCGCGTTTTTAAAGTCCGCTTACCCCGGTTTCACGCTGGGTGGCGGCCTGAGTTTCGGCGGCCAGGCGGAACCGATCAGCCCGGCATCAACCGGGGAGAATGTCGAGGCACCGGAAGAGATCCGTCACAATGTTATCCAGCCATTGCCCACCGGCACCGATATCACCTTTGCCGCCCCCTCACACCCCGGCGACAATTACGAGCCCTTTGTCAAGGACTCCCAGCGCTGGCAGTCCGGCGGTCTCGGCATGTCGTTTGAGGCCTACGCCAACAACTATACCGATGCAAGCTATGCCTCGTCCCGCTCGGGCGCCCTGGAAGAGCGACTCAGCTACCAGGCCCAGCAGCAGTTTCTCGAAGAACAGATGAACCGCAAGGTCCTGGCCTGGTTTATAGAGGCGGCCTATATCGCCGGTCTCGCTCCTGGACGGATGGCCGGATATGCCCGCGACCCGCAACTCTATCACGAAATGGCAGAGGGGCAGTTCCCCGGCTGGTCATGGGTGGACCCGCGCAACGATGCCACGGCCTCGGAAAAAATACTCGACCTCAACCTGGACACCCACCGCAACCTGGCCGCCCAGCGTGGCCTCGACTGGTACGCCACCATCGAGGAGCTGATCGAGGAAGAACAACACCTCCTGGAGCTGGAAACGGTGCGCCAGGCCAGAAAAAAAATCGAGGAAGAAAACAATGCAGAATAG
- a CDS encoding Mu-like prophage major head subunit gpT family protein gives MNEKLRKFLEANGLRADATEQQAWDLYYQLKDDGIDLPGIDPGQRSAPGDPGETGGRGDGNGDSDPGPGAGDPAAVQTSQAGSRSYSKEELDEIVNQQTVRALAADAERRSAVQSLINVAGVADLDNGDFARSLVNNPEITAERASNLILTELQKRNKPLGTGTMSAQVGMEAGEKLRSAVTHGLMMRSGIAVEEPAAGAGEFRGRSLLEICRELLEMDGVNCRAMSRLEIAGRALAANSTSDFPHIFAALVNKTLLAAYNEWPATWRPFVAVTSAMDFKEIHAIKLSGSPDLKGLGENGEYKRAEFSDAQESYKIITKGILVALTRQMIINDDLRAFTRIPQLFGVSARRFESAAVYALITGNPTMSDGKALFHADHKNLASSGTALTSASLGVGRAAMRKQKGLAGESIDVQPAFLLTPVVKETDAEVLLRSSALPESNMSAGVHNPWAGKLTPIADPLLDAASETAWYLLAHPNQVPVIEAAYLEGEEQPYVEEQIDFKSDALEIKCRHDFGTGVVDHVGAYKNPGA, from the coding sequence ATGAATGAAAAACTGAGAAAATTTTTGGAAGCAAACGGGCTTCGTGCGGACGCGACAGAGCAGCAGGCATGGGACCTCTACTACCAGCTGAAAGACGACGGCATTGACCTTCCGGGAATCGACCCCGGTCAGCGATCCGCCCCAGGCGACCCTGGCGAAACAGGTGGTCGTGGCGACGGTAATGGCGACTCCGATCCCGGCCCTGGCGCTGGCGACCCGGCAGCCGTCCAGACCAGCCAGGCGGGGAGCCGCAGCTACAGCAAAGAAGAGCTGGACGAGATAGTCAACCAGCAGACAGTACGCGCCCTGGCTGCCGATGCCGAGCGGAGGTCTGCCGTCCAGTCCCTTATCAACGTGGCAGGAGTGGCCGACCTGGATAATGGTGATTTTGCCAGGTCCCTGGTCAACAACCCGGAAATCACCGCGGAACGGGCCTCGAACCTCATCCTCACCGAACTGCAGAAACGCAACAAACCCCTGGGCACCGGCACCATGTCCGCCCAGGTCGGCATGGAGGCAGGAGAAAAACTGCGGTCCGCTGTAACCCACGGCCTGATGATGCGCTCCGGGATTGCAGTGGAAGAGCCCGCGGCCGGAGCCGGAGAGTTCCGCGGCCGCTCCCTGCTGGAAATCTGCCGGGAGCTGCTGGAGATGGATGGCGTCAACTGCCGGGCCATGTCCAGGCTGGAGATTGCAGGCCGCGCCCTTGCCGCCAACTCCACTTCCGACTTTCCCCATATCTTCGCGGCCCTGGTCAACAAAACCCTGCTGGCGGCCTATAACGAGTGGCCCGCCACCTGGCGGCCATTTGTCGCCGTCACCTCGGCCATGGATTTTAAGGAAATCCACGCCATCAAGCTCTCGGGTTCTCCAGACCTCAAGGGGCTGGGGGAGAACGGGGAGTATAAACGGGCAGAATTCAGCGATGCCCAGGAATCCTACAAGATCATCACCAAGGGTATCCTGGTGGCGCTCACCCGCCAGATGATCATCAATGACGACCTGCGGGCCTTTACCCGCATCCCGCAGCTCTTCGGCGTTTCGGCCCGCCGGTTTGAGTCCGCCGCAGTCTACGCGCTGATTACCGGCAACCCGACAATGTCGGACGGCAAGGCGCTGTTCCACGCCGACCATAAAAACCTGGCCTCCAGCGGCACGGCGCTCACCTCGGCCTCGCTCGGTGTTGGCCGGGCCGCCATGCGCAAGCAAAAGGGGCTGGCTGGCGAGTCCATAGATGTCCAACCCGCCTTTCTCCTCACCCCGGTGGTCAAGGAAACCGACGCGGAGGTCCTGCTCAGGTCCTCGGCCCTGCCGGAGTCGAACATGTCTGCCGGAGTCCATAATCCATGGGCCGGAAAACTCACCCCCATTGCCGATCCACTGCTGGACGCGGCATCGGAGACGGCCTGGTACCTCCTGGCCCATCCGAACCAGGTGCCGGTCATCGAGGCCGCCTACCTGGAGGGCGAAGAGCAGCCATACGTCGAGGAGCAGATCGACTTCAAATCTGACGCCCTGGAGATCAAGTGCCGCCATGACTTCGGCACCGGAGTAGTTGACCACGTGGGCGCCTATAAAAACCCCGGCGCGTAA
- a CDS encoding DUF2190 family protein — MAKNHIQEGVVIDWTNGTGSDVTSGSAVVIGVLVCVALGNIANGETGRVATEQVFELPKNTSLAINQGDRCYWDVADGNINKTAVDNIDAGVAVADAGTSDATVRIKLNA, encoded by the coding sequence ATGGCAAAAAATCATATACAGGAAGGCGTAGTAATTGACTGGACAAACGGCACCGGATCCGACGTGACGTCAGGCTCCGCTGTTGTCATCGGTGTCCTGGTCTGTGTTGCCCTGGGCAATATCGCCAACGGCGAAACCGGCCGGGTGGCAACCGAGCAGGTCTTCGAGCTCCCCAAGAACACCAGCCTGGCCATCAACCAGGGCGACAGGTGTTACTGGGACGTGGCCGACGGCAATATCAATAAAACCGCGGTGGACAATATCGACGCAGGGGTCGCCGTGGCCGATGCCGGGACAAGTGACGCCACGGTAAGAATCAAACTCAACGCGTAA